From Novosphingobium decolorationis, one genomic window encodes:
- a CDS encoding hydrogenase expression/formation protein, with protein MPEADDAAGHGPALAALGAMLDALRHAEATGEGARIDLMGLAPSDLTFVDQLLGEGEVSVVAGGDAQAQESVLAGLWRVRVAGADGCRLADYAEVGAFPQDLLAQAFAGAQAHVDLPESAGPNIFNAPALVSEINEHVPHAREAGRGPHIINLSLLPHTEEDLAFLENVLGPGELIVLSRGYGNCRIRASGTRDTWWVRYYNSQDTLILNSIEISPIPEVALAAPEDIADSVERLSEILDIYAPADA; from the coding sequence GTGCCCGAGGCGGACGATGCGGCGGGGCACGGCCCCGCGCTGGCCGCGCTCGGCGCGATGCTGGACGCGCTGCGCCACGCCGAGGCGACAGGTGAGGGCGCCCGGATCGACCTCATGGGCCTTGCGCCAAGCGACCTCACCTTCGTCGACCAGTTGCTGGGCGAGGGCGAAGTCTCGGTTGTCGCAGGCGGCGATGCGCAGGCGCAGGAATCGGTCCTGGCCGGGCTCTGGCGCGTGCGCGTGGCGGGCGCGGATGGCTGCCGCCTCGCGGACTACGCCGAAGTCGGCGCCTTCCCGCAGGACCTCCTGGCACAGGCCTTCGCGGGCGCGCAGGCCCATGTGGACCTGCCCGAAAGCGCTGGCCCCAACATCTTCAACGCGCCCGCCCTTGTCAGCGAGATCAACGAACATGTGCCCCATGCGCGCGAGGCGGGTCGGGGCCCGCACATCATCAACCTCTCGCTCCTGCCGCACACCGAGGAGGACCTGGCTTTTCTCGAGAACGTGCTGGGTCCGGGCGAACTGATCGTCCTGTCGCGCGGCTACGGCAACTGCCGCATCCGGGCGAGCGGTACGCGCGACACCTGGTGGGTGCGCTACTACAATTCGCAGGACACCCTGATCCTCAACTCGATCGAGATCAGCCCGATCCCCGAAGTGGCGCTGGCCGCGCCCGAGGATATTGCGGATTCGGTCGAGCGTCTGTCCGAGATCCTCGACATCTACGCCCCGGCGGACGCCTGA
- the hybE gene encoding [NiFe]-hydrogenase assembly chaperone HybE — MSDLSMSDLSARIEGLYETIARTRMADIGILNPRLGVSMRGLRRYGENHVGILVTPWFMNLLFLPVNAPGSPGGGIPPRIGSSRTFALPSGTYEGIAGHELGLGWHWSCSLFSPMFEFADMEGAVETADVSLDLLFDAPEGARGNEAGQSGPSEEFRAAMVRPESHGTLDARLAAIEAREAEADAAAEAEARIAESPELETDAPRSLDRRALFGLRRSEEQQG, encoded by the coding sequence ATGTCTGATCTCTCCATGTCCGATCTCTCTGCTCGGATCGAAGGTCTTTACGAGACCATCGCCCGCACGCGCATGGCGGACATCGGCATACTCAATCCCCGTCTCGGTGTTTCGATGCGCGGCTTGCGGCGCTATGGGGAGAACCATGTCGGTATTCTGGTCACGCCCTGGTTCATGAATCTCCTGTTCCTTCCCGTGAATGCGCCGGGTTCGCCGGGTGGCGGGATCCCGCCGCGCATTGGCAGTTCGCGCACCTTCGCGTTGCCCTCGGGGACCTACGAGGGCATCGCGGGGCACGAGCTTGGCCTGGGCTGGCACTGGAGCTGTTCGCTGTTTTCGCCGATGTTCGAGTTCGCCGACATGGAGGGCGCGGTGGAGACCGCCGACGTTTCGCTCGACCTGCTGTTCGACGCCCCCGAAGGCGCGCGTGGGAACGAGGCGGGGCAATCGGGACCCTCGGAGGAATTCCGCGCCGCGATGGTGCGTCCCGAAAGCCATGGCACTCTGGATGCGCGGCTTGCGGCTATCGAGGCACGCGAGGCCGAAGCCGATGCTGCGGCCGAGGCGGAGGCGCGCATTGCCGAGAGCCCCGAGCTGGAAACCGACGCGCCTCGCAGTCTCGACCGGCGCGCGCTGTTCGGTCTGCGGCGCAGCGAGGAGCAGCAGGGCTGA
- a CDS encoding rubredoxin: MSGAPSTDHFFAGSYGGDASKLSDHTRLECKICWHVYEPAEGCTYWQIPAGTPFAALPDHWTCPECDGAKGDFMVIPD, translated from the coding sequence ATGTCCGGTGCTCCCTCCACCGACCATTTCTTTGCGGGAAGCTATGGCGGCGATGCGTCCAAGCTGTCCGACCACACGCGGCTGGAATGCAAGATCTGCTGGCACGTGTACGAGCCCGCGGAGGGCTGCACGTACTGGCAGATACCGGCGGGTACGCCGTTCGCGGCGCTGCCCGACCACTGGACCTGCCCGGAATGCGACGGCGCGAAGGGCGACTTCATGGTCATTCCGGACTGA